Proteins found in one Zea mays cultivar B73 chromosome 1, Zm-B73-REFERENCE-NAM-5.0, whole genome shotgun sequence genomic segment:
- the LOC100274655 gene encoding uncharacterized protein LOC100274655 — protein sequence MTATRFGGSDGGDTRPLPLMYALFVGDLLSFFLCRTASVQLMALMCPLQFHLTKLLLLETGRELSIKKCISIIGTMEVTKEEKAKAYNVFKDLDNRQIFLSACDDDAESALIWLRNEMA from the exons ATGACGGCGACACGATTTGGAGGAAGTGACGGCGGCGACACAAGGCCCCTTCCACTGATGTATGCCCTCTTCGTTGGCGATCTTCTCTCGT TTTTCTTGTGCAGAACTGCATCGGTGCAATTGATGGCACTCATGTGCCCATTACAATTTCACCTGACAAAGCTGCTCCTTTTAGAAACAGGAAGGGAACTCTCAATCAAGAAGTGCATATCCATTATTGGTACAATGGAAGTTACAAAGGAGGAAAAAGCGAAAGCCTACAATGTCTTCAAGGACCTTGACAATAGGCAAATTTTCTTGAGTGCATGCGATGATGATGCCGAGTCTGCACTAATTTGGCTGAGAAACGAGATGGCTTAG
- the LOC103641729 gene encoding uncharacterized protein codes for MSVEILDGSTVRSFVEDERAFNSSVDGRFAALDADHDGLLTYAEMAGELMSLRVLERHFGVDEAAVAPEELGALYRGLFARFDRDGSGKVDRHEFRAEMKEVMLAVANGLGFLPVQMVVEEGSFLKVAVDRELGELAKAA; via the coding sequence ATGAGCGTGGAGATCCTGGACGGGAGCACGGTGCGGAGCTTCGTggaggacgagcgcgccttcaacTCCTCGGTGGACGGCCGCTTCGCCGCGCTGGACGCCGACCACGACGGCCTGCTCACCTACGCCGAGATGGCCGGGGAGCTCATGAGCCTGCGCGTGCTGGAGAGGCACTTCGGCGTGGACGAGGCCGCGGTGGCGCCGGAGGAGCTCGGGGCGCTCTACCGCGGCCTGTTCGCGCGGTTCGACAGGGACGGTAGCGGCAAGGTGGACCGGCACGAGTTCCGGGCGGAGATGAAGGAGGTGATGCTCGCCGTGGCCAACGGCCTCGGCTTCCTCCCCGTGCAGATGGTCGTCGAGGAAGGCAGCTTCCTCAAGGTCGCCGTCGACAGGGAGCTCGGCGAGCTCGCCAAAGCTGCGTAA